A single region of the Panulirus ornatus isolate Po-2019 chromosome 17, ASM3632096v1, whole genome shotgun sequence genome encodes:
- the LOC139754622 gene encoding uncharacterized protein isoform X1 encodes MGARKDGNTDSQGRPNTTEPFHFPTVTMDNNNTEENTDNSSLLSVGSGNFITGGATMSSGSGGSTKYMLGSTAPIHSNRLSVMGMSRNLDGRLHYALRTPTPEASRYEPNFMLGHSLSEYPKYDSCYTIRPASPKNSRKSESRYMVRPKICAENRQLDARFMTHPPTPELPRGFESTHSSSLKRDGKQLEAVSIYDSYWHIPRATLWCSHKGCVYDSQPCKDCQWKQDDCSSTCSSINPPPTFTALDNYRPVRPRPKCHQCSCGIIFAITTVFSLLVLLLITGFIVYIEMVLKHQTANVTDRM; translated from the exons ATGGGAGCACGTAAGGACGGAAACACCGACAGCCAAGGCAGGCCCAACACCACAGAACCTTTCCATTTTCCCACGGTCACAatggacaacaacaacacagaagaAAACACAGACAATTCCTCTCTCCTCAGT GTTGGGTCAGGGAACTTCATAACTGGAGGTGCCACAATGAGTTCAGGTTCAGGTGGCTCCACCAAATACATGCTTGGCAGTACTGCACCCATACACAGCAACCGGTTGAGTGTTATGGGAATGAGCAGAAACCTGGATGGCAGACTACACTATGCACTTAGGACACCTACACCAGAAGCCTCAAGATACGAACCCAACTTTATGCTGGGACATTCATTGTCTGAGTACCCTAAATACGATTCCTGCTATACAATACGCCCAGCATCTCCAAAAAATTCCAGAAAAAGTGAATCCAGATACATGGTTCGTCCAAAGATTTGTGCAGAGAATAGGCAACTTGATGCGAGATTTATgacacatccaccaacaccagaacTTCCAAGAGGTTTCGAGTCCACACACAGCAGCAGTCTCAAGAGAGATGGAAAGCAGCTGGAGGCTGTGTCAATATATGATTCTTATTGGCATATTCCAAGAGCTACACTCTGGTGTTCACACAAAGGTTGTGTATATGATTCACAGCCCTGCAAAGACTGCCAATGGAAG CAGGACGATTGCTCATCAACATGTTCTTCAATCAACCCCCCACCAACCTTCACTGCACTTGACAATTATCGGCCAGTCAGACCACGGCCTAAATGCCACCAATGCAGCTGTGGAATCATCTTTGCAATCACTACTGTATTTTCACTCCTTGTTCTCTTACTCATAACAGGCTTCATCGTGTATATAGAAA TGGTCCTGAAACATCAAACAGCTAATGTTACAGACCGGATGTGA
- the LOC139754622 gene encoding uncharacterized protein isoform X2 codes for MGARKDGNTDSQGRPNTTEPFHFPTVTMDNNNTEENTDNSSLLSVGSGNFITGGATMSSGSGGSTKYMLGSTAPIHSNRLSVMGMSRNLDGRLHYALRTPTPEASRYEPNFMLGHSLSEYPKYDSCYTIRPASPKNSRKSESRYMVRPKICAENRQLDARFMTHPPTPELPRGFESTHSSSLKRDGKQLEAVSIYDSYWHIPRATLWCSHKGCVYDSQPCKDCQWKDDCSSTCSSINPPPTFTALDNYRPVRPRPKCHQCSCGIIFAITTVFSLLVLLLITGFIVYIEMVLKHQTANVTDRM; via the exons ATGGGAGCACGTAAGGACGGAAACACCGACAGCCAAGGCAGGCCCAACACCACAGAACCTTTCCATTTTCCCACGGTCACAatggacaacaacaacacagaagaAAACACAGACAATTCCTCTCTCCTCAGT GTTGGGTCAGGGAACTTCATAACTGGAGGTGCCACAATGAGTTCAGGTTCAGGTGGCTCCACCAAATACATGCTTGGCAGTACTGCACCCATACACAGCAACCGGTTGAGTGTTATGGGAATGAGCAGAAACCTGGATGGCAGACTACACTATGCACTTAGGACACCTACACCAGAAGCCTCAAGATACGAACCCAACTTTATGCTGGGACATTCATTGTCTGAGTACCCTAAATACGATTCCTGCTATACAATACGCCCAGCATCTCCAAAAAATTCCAGAAAAAGTGAATCCAGATACATGGTTCGTCCAAAGATTTGTGCAGAGAATAGGCAACTTGATGCGAGATTTATgacacatccaccaacaccagaacTTCCAAGAGGTTTCGAGTCCACACACAGCAGCAGTCTCAAGAGAGATGGAAAGCAGCTGGAGGCTGTGTCAATATATGATTCTTATTGGCATATTCCAAGAGCTACACTCTGGTGTTCACACAAAGGTTGTGTATATGATTCACAGCCCTGCAAAGACTGCCAATGGAAG GACGATTGCTCATCAACATGTTCTTCAATCAACCCCCCACCAACCTTCACTGCACTTGACAATTATCGGCCAGTCAGACCACGGCCTAAATGCCACCAATGCAGCTGTGGAATCATCTTTGCAATCACTACTGTATTTTCACTCCTTGTTCTCTTACTCATAACAGGCTTCATCGTGTATATAGAAA TGGTCCTGAAACATCAAACAGCTAATGTTACAGACCGGATGTGA
- the LOC139754622 gene encoding uncharacterized protein isoform X5 encodes MNVGSGNFITGGATMSSGSGGSTKYMLGSTAPIHSNRLSVMGMSRNLDGRLHYALRTPTPEASRYEPNFMLGHSLSEYPKYDSCYTIRPASPKNSRKSESRYMVRPKICAENRQLDARFMTHPPTPELPRGFESTHSSSLKRDGKQLEAVSIYDSYWHIPRATLWCSHKGCVYDSQPCKDCQWKQDDCSSTCSSINPPPTFTALDNYRPVRPRPKCHQCSCGIIFAITTVFSLLVLLLITGFIVYIEMVLKHQTANVTDRM; translated from the exons ATGAAT GTTGGGTCAGGGAACTTCATAACTGGAGGTGCCACAATGAGTTCAGGTTCAGGTGGCTCCACCAAATACATGCTTGGCAGTACTGCACCCATACACAGCAACCGGTTGAGTGTTATGGGAATGAGCAGAAACCTGGATGGCAGACTACACTATGCACTTAGGACACCTACACCAGAAGCCTCAAGATACGAACCCAACTTTATGCTGGGACATTCATTGTCTGAGTACCCTAAATACGATTCCTGCTATACAATACGCCCAGCATCTCCAAAAAATTCCAGAAAAAGTGAATCCAGATACATGGTTCGTCCAAAGATTTGTGCAGAGAATAGGCAACTTGATGCGAGATTTATgacacatccaccaacaccagaacTTCCAAGAGGTTTCGAGTCCACACACAGCAGCAGTCTCAAGAGAGATGGAAAGCAGCTGGAGGCTGTGTCAATATATGATTCTTATTGGCATATTCCAAGAGCTACACTCTGGTGTTCACACAAAGGTTGTGTATATGATTCACAGCCCTGCAAAGACTGCCAATGGAAG CAGGACGATTGCTCATCAACATGTTCTTCAATCAACCCCCCACCAACCTTCACTGCACTTGACAATTATCGGCCAGTCAGACCACGGCCTAAATGCCACCAATGCAGCTGTGGAATCATCTTTGCAATCACTACTGTATTTTCACTCCTTGTTCTCTTACTCATAACAGGCTTCATCGTGTATATAGAAA TGGTCCTGAAACATCAAACAGCTAATGTTACAGACCGGATGTGA
- the LOC139754622 gene encoding uncharacterized protein isoform X3 has protein sequence MIDNPMYARRDDLTVGSGNFITGGATMSSGSGGSTKYMLGSTAPIHSNRLSVMGMSRNLDGRLHYALRTPTPEASRYEPNFMLGHSLSEYPKYDSCYTIRPASPKNSRKSESRYMVRPKICAENRQLDARFMTHPPTPELPRGFESTHSSSLKRDGKQLEAVSIYDSYWHIPRATLWCSHKGCVYDSQPCKDCQWKQDDCSSTCSSINPPPTFTALDNYRPVRPRPKCHQCSCGIIFAITTVFSLLVLLLITGFIVYIEMVLKHQTANVTDRM, from the exons GTTGGGTCAGGGAACTTCATAACTGGAGGTGCCACAATGAGTTCAGGTTCAGGTGGCTCCACCAAATACATGCTTGGCAGTACTGCACCCATACACAGCAACCGGTTGAGTGTTATGGGAATGAGCAGAAACCTGGATGGCAGACTACACTATGCACTTAGGACACCTACACCAGAAGCCTCAAGATACGAACCCAACTTTATGCTGGGACATTCATTGTCTGAGTACCCTAAATACGATTCCTGCTATACAATACGCCCAGCATCTCCAAAAAATTCCAGAAAAAGTGAATCCAGATACATGGTTCGTCCAAAGATTTGTGCAGAGAATAGGCAACTTGATGCGAGATTTATgacacatccaccaacaccagaacTTCCAAGAGGTTTCGAGTCCACACACAGCAGCAGTCTCAAGAGAGATGGAAAGCAGCTGGAGGCTGTGTCAATATATGATTCTTATTGGCATATTCCAAGAGCTACACTCTGGTGTTCACACAAAGGTTGTGTATATGATTCACAGCCCTGCAAAGACTGCCAATGGAAG CAGGACGATTGCTCATCAACATGTTCTTCAATCAACCCCCCACCAACCTTCACTGCACTTGACAATTATCGGCCAGTCAGACCACGGCCTAAATGCCACCAATGCAGCTGTGGAATCATCTTTGCAATCACTACTGTATTTTCACTCCTTGTTCTCTTACTCATAACAGGCTTCATCGTGTATATAGAAA TGGTCCTGAAACATCAAACAGCTAATGTTACAGACCGGATGTGA
- the LOC139754622 gene encoding uncharacterized protein isoform X4 has protein sequence MIDNPMYARRDDLTVGSGNFITGGATMSSGSGGSTKYMLGSTAPIHSNRLSVMGMSRNLDGRLHYALRTPTPEASRYEPNFMLGHSLSEYPKYDSCYTIRPASPKNSRKSESRYMVRPKICAENRQLDARFMTHPPTPELPRGFESTHSSSLKRDGKQLEAVSIYDSYWHIPRATLWCSHKGCVYDSQPCKDCQWKDDCSSTCSSINPPPTFTALDNYRPVRPRPKCHQCSCGIIFAITTVFSLLVLLLITGFIVYIEMVLKHQTANVTDRM, from the exons GTTGGGTCAGGGAACTTCATAACTGGAGGTGCCACAATGAGTTCAGGTTCAGGTGGCTCCACCAAATACATGCTTGGCAGTACTGCACCCATACACAGCAACCGGTTGAGTGTTATGGGAATGAGCAGAAACCTGGATGGCAGACTACACTATGCACTTAGGACACCTACACCAGAAGCCTCAAGATACGAACCCAACTTTATGCTGGGACATTCATTGTCTGAGTACCCTAAATACGATTCCTGCTATACAATACGCCCAGCATCTCCAAAAAATTCCAGAAAAAGTGAATCCAGATACATGGTTCGTCCAAAGATTTGTGCAGAGAATAGGCAACTTGATGCGAGATTTATgacacatccaccaacaccagaacTTCCAAGAGGTTTCGAGTCCACACACAGCAGCAGTCTCAAGAGAGATGGAAAGCAGCTGGAGGCTGTGTCAATATATGATTCTTATTGGCATATTCCAAGAGCTACACTCTGGTGTTCACACAAAGGTTGTGTATATGATTCACAGCCCTGCAAAGACTGCCAATGGAAG GACGATTGCTCATCAACATGTTCTTCAATCAACCCCCCACCAACCTTCACTGCACTTGACAATTATCGGCCAGTCAGACCACGGCCTAAATGCCACCAATGCAGCTGTGGAATCATCTTTGCAATCACTACTGTATTTTCACTCCTTGTTCTCTTACTCATAACAGGCTTCATCGTGTATATAGAAA TGGTCCTGAAACATCAAACAGCTAATGTTACAGACCGGATGTGA
- the LOC139754622 gene encoding uncharacterized protein isoform X6 gives MSSGSGGSTKYMLGSTAPIHSNRLSVMGMSRNLDGRLHYALRTPTPEASRYEPNFMLGHSLSEYPKYDSCYTIRPASPKNSRKSESRYMVRPKICAENRQLDARFMTHPPTPELPRGFESTHSSSLKRDGKQLEAVSIYDSYWHIPRATLWCSHKGCVYDSQPCKDCQWKQDDCSSTCSSINPPPTFTALDNYRPVRPRPKCHQCSCGIIFAITTVFSLLVLLLITGFIVYIEMVLKHQTANVTDRM, from the exons ATGAGTTCAGGTTCAGGTGGCTCCACCAAATACATGCTTGGCAGTACTGCACCCATACACAGCAACCGGTTGAGTGTTATGGGAATGAGCAGAAACCTGGATGGCAGACTACACTATGCACTTAGGACACCTACACCAGAAGCCTCAAGATACGAACCCAACTTTATGCTGGGACATTCATTGTCTGAGTACCCTAAATACGATTCCTGCTATACAATACGCCCAGCATCTCCAAAAAATTCCAGAAAAAGTGAATCCAGATACATGGTTCGTCCAAAGATTTGTGCAGAGAATAGGCAACTTGATGCGAGATTTATgacacatccaccaacaccagaacTTCCAAGAGGTTTCGAGTCCACACACAGCAGCAGTCTCAAGAGAGATGGAAAGCAGCTGGAGGCTGTGTCAATATATGATTCTTATTGGCATATTCCAAGAGCTACACTCTGGTGTTCACACAAAGGTTGTGTATATGATTCACAGCCCTGCAAAGACTGCCAATGGAAG CAGGACGATTGCTCATCAACATGTTCTTCAATCAACCCCCCACCAACCTTCACTGCACTTGACAATTATCGGCCAGTCAGACCACGGCCTAAATGCCACCAATGCAGCTGTGGAATCATCTTTGCAATCACTACTGTATTTTCACTCCTTGTTCTCTTACTCATAACAGGCTTCATCGTGTATATAGAAA TGGTCCTGAAACATCAAACAGCTAATGTTACAGACCGGATGTGA